One window of Delphinus delphis chromosome 12, mDelDel1.2, whole genome shotgun sequence genomic DNA carries:
- the FOXI3 gene encoding forkhead box protein I3: MLSPERRDQPRSPLAAAAAPHPPTVADMALYCGDNFGVYSQPGLSPGAAAPGAPPAARAPYGLADYAAPPAAAANPYLWLNGPAVGGPPAAAAYLGAPPPPPPPPPPGGAPGPFLQPPTAAGTFACAQRPFAQPAAAAPASPAGPAAPGELSWLSMANREDLMKMVRPPYSYSALIAMAIQSAPERKLTLSHIYQFVADSFPFYQRSKAGWQNSIRHNLSLNDCFKKVPRDEDDPGKGNYWTLDPNCEKMFDNGNFRRKRKRRSEASSTPTVAVGTSKTEEGLSPGLGSGVGGKPEGDSSPALLRPSQSPEPPEGTKSTASSPGGSMLSSTPCLNSFFSSLGTLSVNSSGSTQRVLPGGRPLGIQGTQVPSGGAFPPSSVPEASPDTLQLSHSTSNGSSQRSSYYSPFPASTSGGPSSPFSTPFYNFSMVNSLIYPREGSEV, from the exons ATGCTCTCGCCCGAGCGGCGAGATCAGCCCCGCTCGcccctcgccgccgccgccgcgccgcaCCCGCCGACGGTCGCCGACATGGCTCTCTACTGCGGCGACAACTTCGGCGTGTACTCGCAGCCCGGCCTGTCCCCGGGCGCCGCCGCCCCGGGCGCCCCCCCGGCTGCCCGGGCGCCCTACGGTCTGGCCGACTATGCCGCGCCGCCGGCCGCAGCCGCCAACCCCTACCTGTGGCTCAACGGGCCGGCCGTGGGCGGTCCCCCTGCCGCCGCCGCGTACCTGggcgccccgccgccgccgccgccgccgccgccccccggGGGCGCGCCCGGGCCCTTCCTGCAGCCGCCGACCGCCGCCGGCACCTTCGCCTGCGCGCAGCGGCCCTTCGCGCAGCCCGCGGCCGCAGCGCCCGCCTCGCCCGCCGGGCCCGCGGCGCCCGGGGAGCTGAGCTGGCTGTCCATGGCCAACCGCGAGGACCTGATGAAGATGGTGCGGCCGCCCTACTCGTACTCGGCGCTCATCGCCATGGCCATCCAGAGCGCGCCCGAGCGCAAGCTCACGCTCAGCCATATCTACCAGTTCGTGGCCGACAGCTTCCCCTTCTACCAGCGCAGCAAGGCCGGCTGGCAGAACTCCATCCGCCACAACCTGTCGCTCAACGACTGCTTCAAGAAGGTGCCCCGCGACGAGGACGACCCAG GGAAAGGTAATTACTGGACCCTGGATccgaactgtgagaaaatgtttgaCAACGGGAACTTCCGTCGGAAGCGAAAGCGCCGCTCGGAAGCCAGCAGCACCCCTACGGTGGCCGTGGGGACCTCGAAAACAGAAGAAGGGCTCTCCCCGGGACTGGGGTCTGGAGTGGGTGGGAAGCCGGAAGGAGACAGCTCCCCGGCGTTGCTGAGGCCCTCTCAGTCCCCAGAGCCTCCCGAGGGCACCAAGAGTACCGCCTCCTCCCCAGGAGGGTCCATGCTCTCCTCCACCCCTTGCCTGAACAGCTTCTTCAGCAGCCTCGGCACGCTAAGTGTTAACAGCAGTGGGAGCACCCAGCGAGTGCTCCCCGGCGGCCGCCCCCTAGGGAtccaggggacccaggttcccTCGGGCGGCGCGTTCCCCCCCAGCTCCGTCCCGGAGGCCTCGCCAGACACCTTGCAGCTGAGTCACAGCACCAGCAATGGCAGCAGCCAGAGGTCTTCCTACTACAGCCCCTTCCCTGCCAGCACCAGCGGGGGACCAAGCAGCCCCTTCAGCACCCCTTTCTACAACTTCAGCATGGTCAACAGCCTCATCTACCCCCGGGAGGGCTCCGAGGTATAG